The following proteins are co-located in the Gigantopelta aegis isolate Gae_Host chromosome 5, Gae_host_genome, whole genome shotgun sequence genome:
- the LOC121373115 gene encoding thioredoxin domain-containing protein 2-like, which yields MEYIRNQLADKTAGHATFWKLDPYRDANPGSSSFKYDSLNISPNEPLNDSLDEHRSANPVSSSFKYDSLNISPNEPLKDSLDEHRSANPVSSSFKYDSLNISPNEPLKDSLDEHRTANPVSSSFKHDSLNISPNEPLKDSLDEHRSANPVSSSFKHDSLNISPNEPLKDSLDEHRSANPVSSSFKYDSLNISPNEPLKDSLDEHRSANPVSSSFKYDSLNIFPNGPLKDSLDEHRSANPVSSSFKYDSLNISPNGPLKDSLDEHRSANPVSSSFKYDSLNISPNEPLKDSLDEHRSANPVSSSFKYDSLNISPNEPLKDSLDEHRTVNPVSSSFKHDSLNISPNEPLKDSLDEHRSANPQSSSFKHDSLNISPNEPLKDSLDDTAVRTQYLQASNTIA from the coding sequence TTGGACccgtaccgggatgcgaacccaggaTCTTCAAGTTTCAAATACGATAGCTTGAACATCTCCCCCAATGAGCCGTTAAATGACAGTCTGGATGAACACCGcagtgcgaacccagtatcttcaAGCTTCAAATACGATAGCTTGAACATCTCCCCCAATGAGCCGTTAAAAGACAGTCTGGATGAACACCGcagtgcgaacccagtatcttcaAGCTTCAAATACGATAGCTTGAACATCTCCCCCAATGAGCCGTTAAAAGACAGTCTGGATGAACACCgcactgcgaacccagtatcttcaAGCTTCAAACACGATAGCTTGAACATCTCCCCCAATGAGCCGTTAAAAGACAGTCTGGATGAACACCGaagtgcgaacccagtatcttcaAGCTTCAAACACGATAGCTTGAACATCTCCCCCAATGAGCCGTTAAAAGACAGTCTGGATGAACACCGcagtgcgaacccagtatcttcaAGCTTCAAATACGATAGCTTGAACATCTCCCCCAATGAGCCGTTAAAAGACAGCCTGGATGAACACCGcagtgcgaacccagtatcttcaAGTTTCAAATACGATAGCTTGAACATCTTCCCCAATGGGCCGTTAAAAGACAGTCTGGATGAACACCGcagtgcgaacccagtatcttcaAGCTTCAAATACGATAGCTTGAACATCTCCCCCAATGGGCCGTTAAAAGACAGTCTGGATGAACACCGcagtgcgaacccagtatcttcaAGCTTCAAATACGATAGCTTGAACATCTCCCCCAATGAGCCGTTAAAAGACAGTCTGGATGAACACCGcagtgcgaacccagtatcttcaAGCTTCAAATACGATAGCTTGAACATCTCCCCCAATGAGCCGTTAAAAGACAGTCTGGATGAACACCGCactgtgaacccagtatcttcAAGCTTCAAACACGATAGCTTGAACATCTCCCCCAATGAGCCGTTAAAAGACAGTCTGGATGAACACCGCAGTGCGAACCCACAATCTTCAAGCTTCAAACACGATAGCTTGAACATCTCTCCCAATGAGCCGTTAAAAGACAGTCTGGATGACACCGcagtgcgaacccagtatcttcaAGCTTCAAATACGATAGcttga